Proteins found in one Rhodobacteraceae bacterium D3-12 genomic segment:
- a CDS encoding epimerase yields MTNTATKTVLILGASGKIGINAARAFLADGWTMRRFNRATDDMTKAAMGADVIVNGLNPPNYHNWVKLIPAITKQVITAAKASGATVIIPGNVYHFGNVGGEWSETTPPAPCARKGQIRLDMERAYRASGVQTIILRAGDFIDPDRNGDVLSTVLLPRIKSDRIIAPGPTELLHSYAYLPDWANAAVRLANKRGDLSGFEDIPFPGHSFTLSELRSELETILNRNVSFSRFPWGLLRLASPFWELARELREMRYLWETPHTLSSRRFDELLPDFPATPLGDVLRSALPEHINPNQPMSAGPASKLMA; encoded by the coding sequence ATGACAAATACTGCGACCAAAACCGTTCTCATCCTCGGTGCCTCCGGCAAAATCGGCATCAACGCGGCCCGCGCATTTCTGGCCGACGGCTGGACCATGCGCCGCTTTAACCGGGCCACCGATGATATGACCAAAGCCGCGATGGGCGCTGACGTGATCGTTAATGGCCTCAACCCACCGAACTATCATAATTGGGTCAAGCTCATCCCGGCGATCACCAAACAGGTCATCACCGCCGCCAAGGCTTCCGGTGCAACGGTGATCATTCCCGGCAATGTTTATCATTTTGGCAACGTGGGCGGCGAATGGTCCGAAACCACCCCACCCGCCCCCTGCGCACGCAAAGGGCAAATCCGCCTTGATATGGAACGCGCCTATCGCGCCAGCGGCGTGCAAACGATCATTCTTCGGGCGGGCGATTTCATCGACCCCGACCGTAACGGCGATGTGCTGAGCACTGTGCTTTTGCCGCGCATCAAAAGTGACCGCATCATCGCCCCCGGCCCAACCGAACTGTTGCACAGCTATGCTTACCTGCCCGATTGGGCCAACGCCGCCGTGCGGCTCGCCAACAAGCGCGGCGACCTGTCTGGGTTTGAGGACATTCCCTTCCCCGGCCACAGCTTCACGCTCAGCGAACTGCGCTCTGAACTCGAGACGATCCTCAACCGCAATGTCAGCTTCTCGCGCTTCCCTTGGGGGTTGCTCCGGCTCGCCTCGCCTTTCTGGGAATTGGCCCGCGAGCTGCGGGAAATGCGCTATCTTTGGGAAACGCCCCACACCCTGTCGTCCCGCCGGTTCGACGAACTGCTACCGGATTTCCCCGCGACACCTCTTGGCGATGTGCTTCGCTCGGCATTACCAGAGCACATCAACCCAAACCAACCGATGTCGGCTGGCCCTGCGAGCAAGCTCATGGCCTGA
- the leuD gene encoding 3-isopropylmalate dehydratase small subunit, which produces MDKFEKLSGIAAPMPLVNIDTDMIIPKVFLKTIKRSGLGVNLFDEMRYDREGNEIEDFVLNKPAYREAQILVAGDNFGCGSSREHAPWALADFGIKSVISTSFADIFFNNCFKNGILPIVLPQEAVDTLMEDAEKGANARMEVDLEAQTVTTSDGEVFNFDVDPFKKHCLLEGLDDIGLTMEKAGSIDTFEAKAAQERPWV; this is translated from the coding sequence ATGGACAAGTTCGAAAAACTCTCTGGTATCGCGGCGCCTATGCCGTTGGTGAATATCGACACTGATATGATCATCCCTAAGGTGTTCCTGAAGACGATCAAACGGTCGGGCCTTGGCGTGAACCTGTTTGACGAGATGCGCTATGATCGCGAGGGCAATGAGATCGAGGATTTCGTGCTGAACAAGCCGGCCTATCGCGAGGCGCAGATCCTCGTGGCGGGTGACAATTTCGGCTGCGGATCAAGCCGCGAGCACGCGCCTTGGGCGTTGGCGGACTTCGGGATCAAATCGGTCATTTCGACCTCGTTTGCAGACATTTTCTTCAACAACTGCTTCAAGAATGGCATTCTGCCTATCGTGTTGCCGCAAGAGGCGGTGGATACGTTGATGGAAGATGCCGAGAAGGGTGCCAACGCCCGGATGGAAGTTGACCTTGAGGCGCAGACTGTCACCACGTCAGACGGCGAAGTGTTCAACTTTGACGTTGATCCGTTCAAGAAGCATTGCCTTTTGGAGGGGCTCGACGATATCGGGCTGACCATGGAAAAAGCCGGGTCGATTGACACATTCGAGGCCAAAGCGGCGCAGGAACGGCCCTGGGTCTGA
- the leuC gene encoding 3-isopropylmalate dehydratase large subunit yields MSPKTLYDKIWDAHVAHEAEDGTCLLYIDRHLVHEVTSPQAFEGLRMTGRDVRAPDKTIAVPDHNVPTTLDRANGIDNEESRIQVDALDKNAKDFGIHYYPVSDVRQGIVHIVGPEQGWTLPGMTVVCGDSHTATHGAFGALAHGIGTSEVEHVLATQTLIQKKSKNMKVEITGKLRPGVTAKDITLAVIGETGTAGGTGYVIEYCGEAIRDLSMEGRMTVCNMAIEGGARAGLIAPDQTTYDYVMGRPHAPKGAQWEAALNWWKTLYTDEGAHFDKVITLKGEEIEPVVTWGTSPEDVLPISAMVPAPESFSGGKVEAAKRALDYMGLEAGQKLTDIEIDTVFIGSCTNGRIEDLRAAAAILKGKKIKDGMRAMVVPGSGLVRAQAEEEGLADIFKDAGFEWRLAGCSMCLAMNPDQLSEGERCASTSNRNFEGRQGYKGRTHLVSPGMAAAAAITGHLTDVREMM; encoded by the coding sequence ATGTCCCCCAAGACGCTCTATGATAAAATCTGGGATGCCCATGTGGCGCACGAAGCCGAAGATGGCACGTGCCTGCTTTATATCGACCGGCATCTGGTGCACGAAGTCACCAGCCCGCAAGCCTTTGAGGGGCTGCGGATGACCGGGCGCGATGTGCGTGCACCGGACAAGACCATTGCCGTGCCGGACCATAACGTGCCGACCACGCTGGACCGGGCCAATGGTATCGACAACGAAGAAAGCCGCATTCAGGTCGATGCGCTTGATAAGAATGCCAAGGATTTTGGCATCCACTACTATCCTGTGAGTGATGTGCGCCAAGGGATCGTGCATATTGTCGGACCGGAGCAGGGTTGGACCTTGCCGGGTATGACGGTGGTGTGCGGCGATAGCCACACGGCGACGCATGGGGCCTTTGGCGCATTGGCGCATGGCATCGGAACCAGCGAAGTTGAGCATGTTCTGGCGACGCAGACGCTGATCCAGAAGAAGTCGAAGAACATGAAGGTCGAGATCACCGGCAAGCTGCGCCCCGGTGTGACGGCGAAAGACATCACGCTGGCGGTGATCGGTGAAACCGGAACGGCTGGCGGCACTGGCTATGTCATCGAATATTGCGGTGAAGCGATCCGCGATCTGAGCATGGAAGGGCGGATGACCGTCTGCAACATGGCGATCGAGGGTGGCGCACGCGCCGGACTGATCGCGCCGGATCAGACGACCTATGATTATGTGATGGGCCGCCCGCATGCTCCGAAAGGGGCGCAGTGGGAAGCTGCTCTGAACTGGTGGAAAACGCTCTATACCGATGAGGGCGCGCATTTCGACAAGGTCATCACCCTGAAAGGTGAAGAGATCGAGCCGGTGGTCACATGGGGTACCAGCCCCGAGGACGTGCTGCCGATTTCGGCCATGGTCCCCGCGCCCGAGAGCTTTTCGGGCGGCAAGGTTGAAGCCGCCAAGCGTGCTTTGGACTATATGGGTCTTGAGGCAGGTCAGAAGCTGACCGATATCGAGATCGACACGGTCTTTATCGGCTCGTGCACCAATGGCCGTATCGAGGATTTGCGTGCGGCTGCCGCGATCCTGAAAGGCAAGAAGATCAAGGACGGGATGCGGGCGATGGTCGTTCCCGGTTCGGGTCTTGTACGGGCGCAGGCCGAGGAAGAGGGGCTTGCCGATATCTTCAAGGACGCCGGATTTGAATGGCGCCTTGCGGGCTGTTCAATGTGTTTGGCGATGAACCCGGATCAATTGAGCGAAGGCGAGCGTTGTGCCTCGACATCGAACCGGAACTTTGAAGGGCGCCAAGGTTATAAAGGGCGCACCCATCTGGTTTCACCCGGCATGGCGGCGGCTGCGGCCATCACTGGCCACCTCACAGACGTACGGGAGATGATGTAA
- a CDS encoding VOC family protein, which yields MTTKTLGLVALLVPDYDVAIRFFRDVMGFALEQDEDQGRGKRWVVMRPSGGGTGLLLARAVSAEQSAAIGNQAGGRVGFILNTDDFAADHARMVAAGVSFEEEPRQEAYGTVAVFRDLFGNRWDLLELQ from the coding sequence ATGACAACGAAAACGCTTGGGTTAGTGGCGCTTTTGGTGCCGGACTATGACGTGGCCATCAGGTTTTTCCGCGATGTGATGGGCTTTGCGCTCGAGCAGGACGAGGATCAGGGGCGCGGAAAGCGATGGGTCGTCATGCGGCCGAGTGGTGGAGGCACGGGCCTGCTGCTTGCGCGGGCAGTGAGCGCCGAGCAAAGCGCGGCCATTGGCAATCAGGCGGGTGGGCGCGTCGGGTTTATTCTGAATACTGATGATTTTGCGGCCGATCACGCGAGGATGGTCGCGGCGGGGGTCAGTTTCGAAGAGGAGCCAAGACAGGAGGCTTACGGGACAGTGGCCGTGTTTCGCGATTTGTTTGGCAACCGCTGGGATCTGCTGGAATTGCAATAG
- a CDS encoding mechanosensitive ion channel: MSEHTSTITSPNETIAPLAQDIAMSLADRAQVFLTGLLRPWNAYQVGLAIALFLVAWALARFMAPRFREWMRTRENWPKWRFRYLLLMQRRLRLFFFVGLIWPTVWIMQMVTWPSRSYLLGIIADLALAWLLIALVSRLIVNNFLRAMVRYIGWTWVTLSILGLTTEVRSLLESAAIDLGNLHLSLWLVLQAAFTLSVLVFIARFISRSTSAGLKRNEDISPSMQVLAVKFVQVALYGAAIFIGLKASGVDLTGLAVLSGAIGVGLGFGLQKVVSNLVSGVIILLDKSIKPGDVISLGETFGWIDTLGARYTSVVTRNGKEYLIPNEDLITSQVVNWSHTNDFVRLDIYFGAAYGDDPHKVRAIAIEAAQGVIRVLSSKPPVCHIVGFGDSSVDYILRFWIRDPNQGLTNIRGNVYLALWDAFQENDISIPFPQREVRMLGEGTSHTTIAPPTTRPKSSSHPINPCAFSPQPPLPLEAFIEHSHLECYAKTMPGTGVHAGAQQRRTLSCQRMLIRLTPFQKGEQSLAAPIP; the protein is encoded by the coding sequence ATGAGCGAACATACAAGCACGATTACCTCACCAAACGAAACAATCGCCCCACTGGCCCAAGACATCGCTATGTCTCTTGCCGATCGGGCGCAGGTGTTTCTGACCGGGCTGTTGCGCCCTTGGAATGCCTATCAGGTGGGTTTGGCAATTGCGCTGTTTCTAGTCGCCTGGGCGCTGGCCAGATTTATGGCACCGCGGTTTCGCGAATGGATGCGAACCCGCGAAAACTGGCCAAAATGGCGGTTTCGCTATCTGTTGCTCATGCAACGCCGGTTGCGCCTGTTCTTCTTTGTCGGGCTCATATGGCCCACCGTCTGGATCATGCAGATGGTGACTTGGCCGTCCCGCTCTTATCTGCTTGGTATCATCGCCGATCTGGCCCTCGCGTGGCTTCTGATCGCGCTTGTCTCTCGCCTAATCGTCAACAATTTCCTGCGCGCCATGGTGCGCTATATCGGCTGGACTTGGGTCACCTTGTCCATTCTCGGCCTCACGACCGAAGTCCGCTCCCTGCTTGAAAGCGCCGCAATCGACCTTGGCAATCTGCATCTTTCGCTCTGGTTGGTGCTACAAGCGGCCTTCACGCTCAGCGTCCTTGTGTTTATCGCCCGTTTCATTTCCCGCTCCACCTCGGCCGGGCTGAAACGTAACGAAGACATCAGCCCCTCGATGCAGGTGCTGGCTGTCAAGTTCGTTCAGGTGGCGCTCTATGGTGCGGCCATCTTTATTGGCCTCAAGGCCAGCGGCGTTGATCTTACCGGCCTTGCGGTGCTGTCCGGCGCCATCGGCGTCGGCCTCGGCTTCGGGCTGCAAAAGGTGGTGTCGAACCTCGTCTCTGGCGTGATCATTCTGCTCGACAAGTCGATCAAACCCGGCGACGTGATCTCTCTGGGCGAAACCTTCGGCTGGATCGACACGCTCGGCGCGCGCTACACATCTGTCGTTACCCGCAACGGCAAGGAATACCTCATTCCGAACGAAGACCTGATCACCAGCCAGGTGGTGAACTGGTCCCACACCAATGATTTCGTGCGTCTCGATATCTATTTCGGTGCGGCCTACGGCGATGACCCCCACAAGGTCCGCGCCATCGCGATCGAAGCCGCCCAAGGGGTAATCCGCGTGCTGTCCTCCAAACCGCCCGTGTGTCACATCGTCGGCTTCGGAGACAGCTCGGTCGACTACATCCTGCGCTTCTGGATCCGCGATCCAAATCAAGGCCTCACCAACATCCGTGGCAATGTCTACCTCGCGCTCTGGGATGCGTTTCAGGAAAACGACATCTCCATCCCCTTCCCTCAACGCGAAGTCCGCATGCTGGGCGAGGGGACCTCCCACACGACCATCGCGCCCCCCACGACACGCCCGAAAAGCAGCTCCCATCCGATTAACCCTTGCGCATTTTCGCCACAGCCCCCATTGCCCCTTGAAGCTTTCATTGAGCATTCACATCTTGAGTGCTACGCTAAAACTATGCCCGGCACCGGGGTCCATGCAGGTGCGCAACAAAGGAGGACTTTGTCCTGTCAACGCATGTTGATACGGCTCACGCCGTTCCAGAAGGGGGAGCAATCGCTGGCGGCCCCAATACCGTGA
- the rsfS gene encoding ribosome silencing factor: MAGGPNTVTSEELLALILSSLSEDKAEDVVQIDLRGKSSIGDYMVVCSGRSSRQVGAIAEKLVDRLKSGLGRLSKIEGKDAGDWVLIDTGDIIVHVFRPEVREFYQLEKMWQTTATTAQTPS; this comes from the coding sequence ATCGCTGGCGGCCCCAATACCGTGACAAGCGAAGAACTGCTTGCACTGATCCTTTCATCGCTCTCCGAGGACAAGGCCGAAGACGTCGTGCAAATCGACCTGCGCGGCAAATCGTCCATTGGTGACTATATGGTTGTCTGCTCCGGGCGCTCCTCGCGTCAGGTTGGCGCCATCGCCGAGAAGCTTGTCGACCGGCTCAAATCCGGGCTCGGTCGCCTGTCCAAAATCGAAGGCAAAGATGCTGGTGATTGGGTGCTGATCGACACGGGCGATATCATCGTCCACGTGTTCCGCCCCGAAGTGCGCGAGTTCTACCAACTCGAAAAGATGTGGCAGACGACCGCCACCACCGCACAAACGCCAAGCTAG
- the rlmH gene encoding 23S rRNA (pseudouridine(1915)-N(3))-methyltransferase RlmH: MRVTICAVGRLRSGPEKDLIGDYTTRFDRTGRALGLGPLTLTEVEDRKGGGMEAEAALLTRAMPGNATAIALDERGKLMTSPDFAQTLARLRDDGTSDLAFLIGGADGLSPDLRARATLSLSFGKMVWPHMLARVMLTEQLYRAASILAGAPYHRA; the protein is encoded by the coding sequence ATGCGCGTCACGATCTGTGCCGTCGGTCGGCTCCGCTCGGGGCCCGAGAAAGACTTGATCGGCGACTATACCACGCGGTTTGACCGAACCGGCCGCGCGCTTGGTCTCGGTCCGCTCACCCTCACCGAAGTCGAAGACCGCAAGGGCGGCGGCATGGAGGCCGAAGCCGCCCTCCTCACGCGCGCCATGCCCGGCAACGCAACCGCCATCGCGCTTGATGAACGGGGCAAGCTGATGACCTCCCCCGATTTCGCCCAAACGCTCGCCCGGTTACGTGACGATGGCACCAGCGACCTTGCCTTTCTTATTGGCGGGGCAGATGGCCTCTCACCGGATCTACGCGCCCGCGCCACGCTCTCTCTCAGCTTCGGCAAAATGGTCTGGCCGCATATGCTGGCCCGCGTCATGCTGACAGAACAACTCTACCGCGCCGCCTCGATCCTCGCCGGTGCCCCATATCACCGCGCCTGA
- the gpmI gene encoding 2,3-bisphosphoglycerate-independent phosphoglycerate mutase has translation MSNPKPVVLCILDGWGHRTDTAANAPALANTPAFDRLMSSCPHALLTTHGPDVGLPSGQMGNSEVGHTNIGAGRVVAMDLGQIDLAIEDRSFFDTPALLGFIATLKDSGGTAHIMGLVSDGGVHGSLDHLIASVTALTDAGIPVAIHAITDGRDVAPRSALTYFATLEEALPKGARIATLTGRYFAMDRDNRWERVCEAYHAMIDARGQHKTADAKTAINNAYNRSESDEFITATVLGDYQGVQNGDGLWCLNFRADRAREILAAIGDPAFDAFDTGPRPTLAALMGMVEYSDSHNAYMTTMFPSRDIVNTLGTWVAKHGLRQFRLAETEKYPHVTFFLNGGKEQPEQGEDRYMAPSPKVATYDLQPEMSAAEVTSAFIRAIEDGYDLIVTNFANPDMVGHTGDLQAAIKACEAVDTGLGQVMTAIEKAGGAMIVTADHGNCETMVDPVTGGPHTAHTINPVPVALFGGPDGATLRSGGRLSDLAPTLLALMGLPKPAEMTGESLLA, from the coding sequence ATGAGCAATCCAAAACCCGTGGTTCTCTGTATTCTCGACGGTTGGGGCCACCGCACCGACACGGCGGCCAATGCGCCCGCGCTCGCCAACACGCCCGCCTTTGACCGTCTCATGTCAAGCTGCCCACATGCGCTTCTCACCACCCATGGCCCCGACGTTGGCCTGCCCTCCGGTCAAATGGGCAACTCCGAGGTTGGCCATACCAACATTGGCGCGGGTCGCGTTGTTGCGATGGACCTTGGCCAAATTGATCTTGCTATCGAAGACCGCTCTTTCTTTGACACGCCCGCCCTGCTGGGCTTTATTGCCACGCTGAAAGACAGCGGCGGCACAGCCCATATCATGGGGCTGGTTTCTGATGGCGGTGTCCATGGATCACTCGATCATTTGATCGCCTCGGTCACGGCCCTGACCGACGCCGGCATCCCGGTTGCCATCCATGCCATCACCGATGGCCGCGATGTTGCGCCGCGTTCGGCCCTGACCTACTTCGCTACTCTGGAAGAGGCCCTGCCCAAGGGTGCCCGGATCGCCACCCTGACTGGCCGCTATTTCGCCATGGACCGCGACAATCGCTGGGAGCGTGTCTGCGAAGCCTACCACGCGATGATCGACGCCCGCGGGCAACACAAAACGGCAGACGCCAAAACCGCCATCAATAACGCCTACAACCGCTCGGAAAGCGACGAGTTCATCACCGCCACGGTTCTGGGCGACTATCAGGGCGTTCAGAACGGCGATGGGCTCTGGTGCCTGAACTTCCGCGCCGACCGCGCCCGCGAAATCCTCGCCGCCATTGGCGACCCGGCGTTTGATGCCTTCGACACCGGCCCGCGCCCGACCCTTGCGGCGCTGATGGGGATGGTCGAATATTCCGACAGCCATAATGCCTATATGACCACCATGTTTCCCTCGCGTGACATTGTAAACACGCTCGGCACATGGGTGGCCAAGCACGGCTTGCGTCAATTCCGCCTCGCCGAGACCGAGAAATATCCCCATGTCACCTTCTTCCTGAACGGTGGCAAGGAACAACCCGAACAAGGCGAAGACCGCTACATGGCCCCCTCGCCCAAAGTGGCCACCTATGATCTGCAACCGGAAATGTCCGCCGCCGAAGTGACCAGCGCATTCATTCGCGCCATCGAAGACGGCTATGACTTGATTGTCACCAACTTCGCCAACCCCGACATGGTCGGCCATACCGGCGACCTGCAAGCCGCGATCAAAGCCTGCGAAGCGGTCGATACAGGGTTGGGACAAGTGATGACCGCGATCGAAAAGGCAGGCGGCGCTATGATCGTGACCGCCGATCACGGCAATTGCGAAACCATGGTCGACCCGGTCACGGGCGGCCCGCACACCGCACATACCATCAACCCTGTGCCGGTGGCGTTGTTTGGCGGCCCTGACGGGGCCACCCTGCGCTCTGGTGGGCGGCTCTCTGATCTTGCGCCAACCTTGCTCGCGTTGATGGGCCTGCCTAAACCTGCAGAAATGACTGGTGAAAGCCTGCTTGCATGA
- a CDS encoding peptidase M23 — protein sequence MAQTPDPAEAARTAAARLEQATIGLDKAESARDRVKALSETIRAFEDGLAAMREGLRHASIREQTLTRELTAREDEISRLLGVLQSMGDSRAPTSLLHPAGPTGTARAGMVLADVTPALNVRVSELRSKLEEVTTLRKLQDNAANTLRDGLKGLQDARTALSKAVADRTDLPRRFTQDPVRTALLIASTETLQGFASGLADIAVGEAAGSLPDISHRKGALTLPVQGRVLRGFMGSDAAGITRPGIIMATRPRALVTTPTAATIRYHGPLLDYGNVMILEPQSGLLIVLAGLDVVYGDIGQVLPSGAPVGLMGGTDPKIGEILTQSSEGAGNDRTETLYIEFREDNVPVDPSAWFRIAKDG from the coding sequence ATGGCGCAAACCCCCGACCCCGCCGAAGCCGCAAGAACCGCCGCTGCACGGCTTGAACAAGCCACCATTGGCCTTGATAAGGCCGAAAGCGCGCGTGACCGGGTCAAGGCGCTGTCCGAAACCATCCGCGCCTTCGAAGACGGGCTTGCCGCCATGCGCGAAGGCCTGCGCCATGCCTCGATCCGCGAACAAACCCTGACACGCGAACTGACTGCGCGCGAAGACGAAATCTCGCGCCTTTTGGGTGTCTTGCAATCCATGGGCGACAGCCGCGCCCCAACCAGCCTTCTGCATCCAGCCGGCCCCACCGGCACGGCGCGCGCTGGCATGGTTCTCGCCGATGTGACACCCGCGCTCAATGTTCGCGTCAGCGAGCTGCGCTCCAAGCTTGAAGAGGTCACCACCCTGCGCAAGCTTCAGGACAACGCTGCCAATACGTTGCGCGATGGCCTCAAAGGGCTACAGGATGCCCGCACCGCGCTCTCCAAAGCGGTGGCCGACCGCACAGACCTGCCGCGCCGCTTTACCCAAGACCCGGTGCGCACTGCGCTGCTGATCGCCTCGACCGAAACACTTCAGGGGTTCGCCTCGGGCCTCGCCGATATTGCCGTCGGCGAAGCCGCGGGCAGCCTGCCGGACATATCGCATCGCAAAGGCGCTTTGACCTTGCCGGTCCAAGGCCGCGTTCTGCGCGGCTTCATGGGCTCGGACGCCGCGGGCATCACCCGCCCCGGCATCATCATGGCCACCCGCCCTCGCGCCCTCGTCACGACGCCCACGGCGGCGACGATCCGCTATCACGGCCCGCTGCTCGACTACGGAAACGTGATGATCCTTGAGCCGCAATCCGGCCTGTTGATCGTTTTGGCCGGTCTTGATGTGGTCTATGGTGACATCGGACAAGTGCTCCCCTCCGGCGCGCCTGTCGGTTTGATGGGCGGCACCGACCCAAAAATCGGCGAGATTTTGACCCAGTCAAGCGAAGGGGCTGGTAACGACCGCACAGAAACGCTCTATATAGAGTTCAGAGAAGACAACGTTCCGGTGGACCCCTCCGCTTGGTTCCGCATCGCGAAGGATGGATAA
- a CDS encoding S41 family peptidase: MKKFLMAASVGILAGGIVTTQVAAPLLAQESAKQTNVYQQLDLFGDIFERIRSQYVEKVNEGDLIEAAINGMLTSLDPHSSYLSPDAAADMRVQTRGEFGGLGIEVTQEEGFVKVVSPIDGTPADEAGVEAGDFITHVNGESLLGLTLDQAVEMMRGPVGSEIIITIAREGRDEPFDISIIRDTIKLTAVRTRTEGKTVVLRVTTFNDQTYPNLAQGLAKQVEEAGGMANVNGFVLDLRNNPGGLLTQAIKVSDAFLDSGEIVSTRGRNPEDGDRYNAQPGDLAATKPLVVLINGGSASASEIVAGALQDHRRAIVIGTRSFGKGSVQTVMPLRGGGAMRLTTARYYTPSGRSIQALGISPDIVVAQPRKDPKADAGDAKAPIKPRNRSEADLRGALKNDSLSPDEIKQIEADRAKAEASAKLREEDYQLAYAIDILKGLSALGPND, translated from the coding sequence ATGAAGAAGTTCCTAATGGCTGCAAGCGTCGGCATTCTGGCCGGCGGCATCGTCACCACACAGGTGGCCGCGCCACTTCTTGCACAGGAATCTGCGAAACAGACGAATGTCTACCAACAGCTCGACCTGTTCGGCGACATCTTCGAACGCATCCGCTCGCAATATGTTGAAAAGGTGAACGAAGGCGACCTGATCGAAGCCGCGATTAACGGGATGCTCACCTCACTTGATCCGCACTCCTCCTATTTGTCACCCGACGCGGCCGCAGACATGCGCGTGCAAACGCGCGGCGAATTTGGCGGCCTTGGCATCGAAGTCACACAGGAAGAAGGCTTTGTAAAAGTCGTCTCTCCGATTGATGGCACCCCGGCGGACGAAGCCGGAGTCGAAGCGGGCGACTTCATCACCCACGTGAACGGCGAATCCCTGCTTGGCCTGACCTTGGACCAAGCGGTTGAAATGATGCGCGGGCCGGTTGGATCAGAGATCATTATCACCATTGCGCGCGAAGGCCGCGATGAGCCGTTTGATATCTCCATCATCCGCGACACGATCAAACTGACGGCTGTGCGCACCCGGACCGAAGGCAAAACAGTGGTGCTGCGTGTCACTACGTTCAACGATCAAACCTATCCGAACCTCGCTCAAGGCCTCGCCAAACAGGTCGAAGAAGCGGGCGGTATGGCCAATGTGAACGGCTTCGTGCTCGATCTGCGGAACAACCCCGGAGGCCTGCTGACACAGGCGATCAAGGTCTCCGATGCCTTCCTCGACTCAGGCGAAATCGTCTCAACACGCGGCCGTAACCCCGAAGATGGTGACCGCTATAATGCCCAACCCGGTGATCTGGCGGCGACCAAACCGCTCGTCGTGCTGATCAACGGTGGCTCCGCGTCGGCCTCCGAGATTGTCGCCGGTGCCTTGCAGGATCACCGCCGTGCTATCGTCATCGGCACGCGCAGCTTCGGCAAAGGGTCGGTCCAGACGGTCATGCCCCTGCGTGGCGGTGGCGCGATGCGTCTGACCACGGCACGCTACTACACCCCGTCGGGCCGCTCTATTCAGGCGCTTGGCATTTCGCCCGACATCGTTGTCGCCCAACCGCGCAAAGACCCCAAAGCCGACGCCGGCGATGCCAAGGCCCCCATCAAACCACGCAACCGTTCCGAAGCGGACCTGCGCGGCGCGCTCAAAAACGACAGCCTGTCCCCGGATGAGATCAAACAGATCGAGGCCGATCGCGCCAAAGCCGAAGCCTCGGCCAAGCTGCGCGAAGAGGATTACCAACTGGCCTATGCCATCGACATCCTCAAAGGCCTGTCCGCTCTTGGCCCCAACGACTGA
- a CDS encoding RNA pyrophosphohydrolase, translating to MTPDEIAALPYRRNVGVMLVNADGHVFVGQRIDNDQAAWQMPQGGIDAGETPRDAALRELLEETGVSPALVTVETETKGWLSYDLPHDVVPNIWKGRFRGQEQKWFLLRFQGRDSDVNIATDHPEFSEWRWLAPDALIENIVPFKRAVYEAVLNEFKAAL from the coding sequence ATGACGCCCGACGAAATCGCGGCGTTGCCCTATCGGCGCAATGTCGGCGTTATGCTGGTTAATGCGGATGGGCACGTCTTTGTCGGTCAGCGTATCGACAATGATCAGGCGGCTTGGCAAATGCCGCAAGGCGGGATCGACGCGGGTGAAACCCCGCGCGATGCCGCCCTGCGAGAATTGTTGGAAGAAACCGGTGTGTCGCCCGCGCTGGTCACTGTCGAGACGGAAACCAAAGGTTGGCTCAGCTATGATCTGCCCCATGACGTGGTGCCCAACATCTGGAAAGGCCGCTTTCGTGGGCAAGAACAGAAATGGTTCCTCCTCCGTTTTCAAGGGCGCGACAGTGACGTCAATATCGCTACCGACCACCCGGAATTTTCCGAATGGCGCTGGCTTGCGCCGGATGCATTGATCGAGAATATCGTGCCGTTCAAACGCGCGGTCTATGAAGCCGTATTAAACGAGTTCAAAGCGGCCTTGTGA